Proteins encoded within one genomic window of Couchioplanes caeruleus:
- a CDS encoding RelA/SpoT family protein, with protein sequence MSSDVAPPTEGTVQPTDATKASSSSSNSAAQSKPDGASPQKPANGAAETPVTGVPLPDGETTQPLSPGDEPTVGFGLASAPTGRRVRARLARFNAPWQSTQVSEVLEPLIATHRASHPKADGRALQRAFDVAARWHSGQYRKSGDPYITHPLAVATILANLGMDTTTLVAALLHDTIEDTDYGLEQMRADFGGEVALLVDGVTKLDRVKLGDAAKAETIRKMVVAMAKDPRVLVIKLADRLHNMRTLTFLPRAKQEQKAKETLEILAPLAHRLGMNTIKWELEDLAFGTLFPKRFEEINRLIGEHQPQREALLRQVTNRVGLDLKSAKIKAEVTGRPKHLYSIYQKMIVRGRDFNDIYDLVGVRILVDTVRDCYAALGVIHANWQPVPGRFKDYIAMPKFNMYQSLHTTVIGPTGKPVEMQIRTFAMHRTAEFGIAAHWKYKEQKGATIVGPPAHIDEMTWLRQLLDWQREASDPSEFLDALRFDLSSQEVYVFTPKGDVIPLPTGSTPVDFAYAVHTEVGHKTIGARVNGKLVPLESTLSNGDVIEIFTSKSATAGPTQDWLGFVKSPRARTKIRQFFNKERREEAIEAGKDAIVKAMRKQGLPLQRMLTSENLTTIARDLHLADVSSLYAAVGESTVSAQSVVQKLVAGFGGEEGAVEDIAETAVATRPPRNRSTAQDPGVVVKDVSDVWVKLARCCTPVPGDAVFGFVTRSGGVSVHREDCANAEDLREQSERVVEVSWKPTSASTFLVAIQVEALDRHKLLADVTRVLSEERVNILSATVTTTRDRVAVSRFTFEMADPKHLGHLVAAVRKVDGVFDAYRVTSGA encoded by the coding sequence GTGTCCAGCGACGTCGCCCCTCCGACGGAGGGCACGGTGCAGCCGACCGACGCGACCAAGGCTTCCTCGTCGTCGAGCAACTCGGCGGCGCAGTCGAAGCCTGACGGGGCTTCACCTCAGAAGCCCGCGAACGGGGCCGCCGAGACCCCGGTCACCGGCGTGCCTCTGCCCGACGGTGAGACCACCCAGCCGCTGTCGCCGGGCGACGAGCCCACCGTCGGCTTCGGGCTGGCCAGCGCGCCGACCGGGCGCCGGGTGCGGGCCCGGCTGGCGCGATTCAACGCGCCCTGGCAGAGCACGCAGGTCAGCGAGGTGCTCGAGCCGCTGATCGCCACCCATCGGGCCAGCCACCCCAAGGCCGACGGGCGGGCCCTGCAGCGCGCCTTCGACGTGGCCGCCCGGTGGCACTCGGGGCAGTACCGCAAGTCCGGCGATCCGTACATCACGCATCCGCTCGCCGTCGCCACGATCCTGGCGAATCTCGGCATGGACACCACCACGCTGGTGGCCGCCCTGCTGCACGACACCATCGAGGACACCGACTACGGCCTGGAGCAGATGCGGGCCGACTTCGGCGGGGAGGTGGCGCTGCTGGTCGACGGGGTCACCAAGCTCGACCGGGTCAAGCTCGGCGACGCCGCCAAGGCCGAGACGATCCGCAAGATGGTCGTGGCCATGGCCAAGGACCCGCGGGTGCTGGTCATCAAGCTGGCCGACCGGCTGCACAACATGCGCACGCTGACCTTCCTGCCCCGCGCCAAGCAGGAGCAGAAGGCCAAGGAGACGCTGGAGATCCTCGCGCCGCTGGCGCACCGCCTCGGTATGAACACGATCAAGTGGGAGCTCGAGGACCTCGCGTTCGGCACGCTGTTCCCGAAGCGCTTCGAGGAGATCAACCGGCTGATCGGCGAGCACCAGCCGCAGCGCGAGGCGCTGCTGCGGCAGGTGACCAACCGGGTCGGCCTCGACCTGAAGTCGGCGAAGATCAAGGCCGAGGTCACCGGCCGCCCCAAGCATCTGTACTCGATCTACCAGAAGATGATCGTGCGGGGCCGCGACTTCAACGACATCTACGACCTGGTCGGCGTGCGCATCCTGGTCGACACGGTCCGCGACTGCTATGCCGCGCTGGGGGTCATCCACGCGAACTGGCAGCCGGTGCCGGGCCGGTTCAAGGACTACATCGCGATGCCGAAGTTCAACATGTACCAGTCGTTGCACACGACGGTCATCGGCCCGACCGGCAAGCCGGTCGAGATGCAGATCCGGACCTTCGCCATGCACCGTACGGCGGAGTTCGGCATCGCCGCGCACTGGAAATACAAGGAGCAGAAGGGCGCCACCATCGTGGGCCCGCCCGCGCACATCGACGAGATGACGTGGCTGCGCCAGCTTCTGGACTGGCAGCGTGAGGCGAGCGACCCGAGCGAGTTCCTCGACGCGCTGCGCTTCGACCTGTCCAGCCAGGAGGTGTACGTCTTCACGCCCAAGGGCGACGTCATCCCGTTGCCGACCGGTTCGACGCCGGTGGACTTCGCGTACGCGGTGCACACCGAGGTGGGCCACAAGACGATCGGTGCCCGGGTCAACGGCAAGCTGGTGCCGCTGGAGTCGACGCTGTCGAACGGCGACGTGATCGAGATCTTCACGTCGAAGTCGGCGACGGCCGGGCCGACCCAGGACTGGCTCGGCTTCGTCAAGAGCCCGCGCGCCCGGACCAAGATCCGGCAGTTCTTCAACAAGGAACGTCGCGAGGAGGCGATCGAGGCCGGCAAGGACGCGATCGTCAAGGCCATGCGCAAGCAGGGCCTGCCGCTGCAGCGCATGCTCACTAGCGAGAACCTCACGACGATCGCCCGCGATCTGCACCTTGCCGACGTCTCCTCGCTGTACGCGGCGGTGGGGGAGAGCACCGTCTCGGCCCAGTCGGTCGTGCAGAAGCTCGTCGCCGGCTTCGGCGGCGAGGAGGGCGCGGTCGAGGACATCGCCGAGACGGCCGTCGCGACCCGTCCGCCGCGCAACCGCAGCACCGCGCAGGACCCGGGCGTCGTGGTCAAGGACGTCAGCGATGTGTGGGTCAAGCTGGCCCGTTGCTGCACCCCGGTGCCGGGCGACGCGGTCTTCGGCTTCGTCACCCGCTCCGGCGGCGTGAGCGTGCACCGCGAGGACTGCGCCAACGCGGAGGACCTGCGCGAGCAGAGCGAACGCGTGGTCGAGGTGAGCTGGAAGCCGACCTCGGCGTCGACGTTCCTGGTGGCCATCCAGGTCGAGGCGCTCGACCGGCACAAGCTGCTCGCGGACGTGACGCGGGTGCTCTCCGAGGAGCGCGTGAACATCCTCTCGGCGACGGTCACGACGACCCGCGACCGGGTGGCGGTCAGCCGCTTCACGTTCGAGATGGCCGACCCGAAGCACCTCGGCCACCTGGTCGCGGCGGTGCGTAAGGTGGACGGAGTCTTCGACGCCTACCGCGTGACGTCCGGAGCCTGA
- a CDS encoding peptidylprolyl isomerase produces the protein MSTIKDRQRAAARARLEKEMAERAAAAKKRRQRQAVIGSAIAVIVIAGAAVWIVAALGNDDSSGTEAAAPPPGTVACHWIPEDGSTGGKVKDTGGLPPANAANTGKSTLTIDTSLGAVTAAVDLSKTPCTGAAFTYLASKKFWDNTKCHRLTTEGIKVLQCGDPSASGKGYRETDGQGGPNFKYPEENLPTNAKPTYPKGTIAMAKTSAPSTTGSQFFIVYADTDLPADYTVLGTVTKGLDIVEGVAKAGSDNANGKGDGHPKKEIDIKSITMAAA, from the coding sequence GTGTCGACGATCAAGGACAGGCAGCGCGCCGCGGCGCGGGCCCGCCTCGAGAAGGAGATGGCCGAGCGGGCCGCCGCCGCGAAGAAGCGCCGGCAGCGCCAGGCCGTCATCGGCTCGGCCATCGCGGTGATCGTGATCGCCGGCGCCGCCGTGTGGATCGTCGCGGCGCTCGGCAACGACGACTCGTCGGGCACCGAGGCCGCCGCGCCGCCCCCGGGCACGGTCGCGTGCCACTGGATCCCGGAGGACGGCAGCACCGGCGGCAAAGTCAAGGACACCGGCGGTCTCCCGCCCGCCAACGCGGCGAACACCGGCAAGAGCACGCTGACCATCGACACGAGCCTGGGTGCCGTCACGGCGGCGGTGGACCTGTCGAAGACGCCGTGCACCGGCGCGGCCTTCACCTACCTGGCGAGCAAGAAGTTCTGGGACAACACCAAGTGCCACCGGCTCACCACCGAGGGCATCAAGGTCCTGCAGTGCGGTGACCCGTCGGCGTCGGGCAAGGGCTACCGCGAGACGGACGGCCAGGGCGGCCCGAACTTCAAATACCCGGAGGAGAACCTCCCGACCAACGCGAAGCCGACGTACCCCAAGGGCACGATCGCGATGGCCAAGACCTCGGCGCCCAGCACCACCGGCAGCCAGTTCTTCATCGTGTACGCCGACACCGACCTCCCGGCCGACTACACGGTCCTGGGCACGGTCACCAAGGGGCTCGACATCGTCGAGGGCGTGGCCAAGGCGGGCAGTGACAACGCCAACGGCAAGGGCGACGGTCACCCCAAGAAGGAGATCGACATCAAGAGCATCACGATGGCCGCGGCCTGA
- a CDS encoding peptidylprolyl isomerase, with translation MVSSKDRARKLAREKLDRQLARRAAKQRRRRQIQAGVGAAGALLLVVGGVAWLGGAFESDKSGTDAADSDVCAWTRQNASTNTSLKDVGEPPTSGIPTSGSRTMTITTDKGAPIVVSLDLANAPCSAADLAYLAGKRFYDNTTCHELTTEGAVRCGDPSGTGQGGPTYSVYNENVPLKPEPAPSASGSPAPSKAPAAPLYPKGTVALIGDPPGTNGSQFLIFHKDFTPKGEPQYPIVGMVTGGMETVAAIGKIPTVANDTGDKVKPKDKITVQSVTVGEPSAADAVTPPAVTPSAVAAPSAAPSAARRS, from the coding sequence GTGGTCTCCAGCAAGGATCGGGCGCGGAAACTGGCGCGAGAGAAACTTGATCGCCAGTTGGCGCGCCGGGCCGCCAAGCAGCGCCGGCGGCGCCAGATCCAGGCCGGCGTCGGCGCCGCGGGCGCCCTGCTCCTCGTGGTGGGCGGTGTCGCCTGGCTCGGCGGCGCCTTCGAGAGTGACAAGTCCGGCACCGATGCCGCGGACTCGGACGTTTGCGCGTGGACCCGGCAGAACGCCTCGACCAACACCAGCCTCAAGGACGTGGGCGAGCCGCCGACGTCGGGCATTCCCACCTCCGGCAGCCGCACGATGACGATCACCACCGACAAGGGCGCGCCGATCGTGGTGAGCCTGGACCTGGCGAACGCGCCGTGCAGCGCGGCGGACCTGGCCTACCTCGCGGGCAAGCGGTTCTACGACAACACCACCTGTCACGAGCTCACGACCGAGGGCGCGGTCCGGTGCGGCGATCCGAGCGGCACCGGCCAGGGCGGCCCGACGTACAGCGTCTACAACGAGAACGTCCCGCTGAAGCCTGAGCCGGCACCCAGCGCGAGCGGCTCCCCCGCGCCGTCGAAGGCTCCGGCCGCCCCGCTCTATCCAAAGGGCACGGTGGCGCTGATCGGCGATCCGCCGGGCACCAACGGCAGCCAGTTCCTCATCTTCCACAAGGACTTCACCCCCAAGGGCGAGCCGCAGTATCCGATCGTCGGCATGGTCACCGGCGGCATGGAGACGGTGGCGGCCATCGGCAAGATCCCGACCGTCGCCAACGACACGGGCGACAAGGTCAAGCCCAAGGACAAGATCACCGTTCAGAGCGTCACCGTCGGCGAGCCCAGCGCCGCCGACGCGGTGACCCCACCGGCCGTGACCCCGTCGGCGGTCGCGGCCCCGTCGGCCGCCCCCTCGGCGGCCCGCCGGTCCTGA
- a CDS encoding MBL fold metallo-hydrolase, with product MLVTGFPAEAFGTNCYVVAPGPGEQCLVVDPGIGVLDRLDEVLAQHRLHPAAVLLTHGHLDHTFSVAPVCGARGITAYVHPADRELLADPGKGLGIGLDEMFGGRLTYSEPDDVAELTDGATLTLAGVEITVDHAPGHTGGSVLFRLPGAGTSWDAEQLCLSGDVLFAGSIGRTDLPGGNTTAMMASLRDKILPLADDTVVLPGHGPETTIGRERAVNPYLRELTEAPSRGL from the coding sequence GTGCTCGTCACCGGCTTTCCGGCCGAGGCTTTCGGCACCAATTGCTACGTCGTGGCCCCGGGCCCGGGCGAGCAGTGCCTGGTGGTGGATCCGGGCATCGGCGTGCTGGACCGGCTCGACGAGGTGCTCGCCCAGCACCGGCTGCACCCGGCGGCGGTGCTGCTGACCCACGGCCACCTCGACCACACGTTCTCCGTCGCTCCCGTCTGCGGTGCGCGCGGCATCACCGCGTACGTGCACCCGGCCGATCGCGAGCTGCTCGCCGATCCCGGCAAGGGGCTGGGCATCGGCCTCGATGAGATGTTCGGCGGCCGGCTGACCTACTCGGAGCCCGACGACGTCGCGGAGCTGACCGACGGCGCCACGCTGACCCTCGCCGGTGTGGAGATCACCGTCGACCATGCGCCCGGCCATACCGGCGGGTCGGTGCTCTTCCGGCTGCCCGGCGCCGGCACGTCGTGGGATGCGGAGCAGCTCTGCCTCTCCGGTGACGTGCTCTTCGCCGGCTCCATCGGACGCACCGACCTGCCGGGCGGCAACACCACGGCGATGATGGCGAGCCTGCGGGACAAGATCCTGCCGCTCGCCGACGACACCGTCGTGCTGCCCGGCCACGGACCCGAGACGACGATCGGCCGCGAGCGCGCGGTCAACCCGTACCTGCGGGAGCTGACCGAAGCGCCCAGCCGAGGCCTCTAG